TGTGCCTTGTCATAAAGATCATTTACCTCTAGATGTTTGACTAACCTATGATACAtggttctttcaaaaatttttgagattgatggtaaaattgaaattggacgataattttgaatatCTGTTTGGCTGAGCCTTTTTTGAAGACTGGGATAacctttgaaaacttttaatttgtcagGAAATATGCCTGTAATGagagaagaatttattaaatgcaataatggTTTACTTAAGGAATGTTtgacaaattttatcaatttcactGGAACTCCATCATATCCACTAGACGATTTATTTTTGAGAGAGtcaaaaatttgtatcaattcTGTTTCAGTCAAGGGCGggcattgaaattttaataaagtgttacCAGGTTTGTGATTGTCACATTTGTCATATTTTGGCTGTACTGAAGATAGATCCTTTAACAGTGCATctgtcacatttataaaataatcattaaaggagATTGCAATAAGAGATGGATCACTAATAGATGATTCTTTAGTTTTTAGTACAAGATTGCCTtcacatttacttttattcttttttgtttctttatttataatttgccatgttgttttactaatattttctgtgttttttgattttggtatcaaaataatttttcttacatttagttagtttttgaattgtattgtttaactttattcttaacttcattttttaaattatcagattTTGTAAGCCTTGACAATTTACTaagacaaattatttcatttttttcatcctTTAAATCTTGTGTAATCCAAGTgtgctttttattttcttttttaatttgtgtaagtggaaaacaaagattaaaatagTATCTGAAGATACTgtcaaaacaatcatatttttcattgactGTTGAGTAAAAGACTGGGAGCCAATCTTCTTTTtccaataaagatttaaaaagtaccatattatttaatgaaaattgtcttccaacaaaagttaatgttttccCAGTTTTTATTTGGGTTTGCAGAAGTTCGAGCATTTGTGCATCATGGTCAGATAAGGCTGTTATAATTCCTGAGACTTTAACttcatttctattaatatttgtcaaaaaattatcTATACAGGATTTACATGTTGGTGTCACTCTAGTAGGAAAATCAATTAAGAAACTCATTCCATGGcgatttaaaatgttcttaagtTCCTTTGTCTCTTTAGATTCATttaacatgttaatgttaaaatctcctgtaatgattaaatatttgtcttttgctACAAGAAATTCTATAAGAGAGTCTAATCTATCTAAAAATTCGCTATTGTTAAATTGAGGTGTTCTATAAACTCCTgctaatataaaactatacttttctatcttaaatttagctaaacaacattcaaataatttgtcCTGACAAAGTTCAACAACAGTTGGAAAAACCAGCTGCCTCCCCCTTAAACCCTCCTTTGAGAGAATTGCTACACCTCCTCTCCCGAAGTTGTAGTACGAGAAtattctgatattaaaatatataattttctatgttaAAGCGTTCAAGTTTGATTTTTGACATAATTGTGTTCtgttaacacaattattttgagGGTCTAATTCGGATAGTGTTATTTCTAAAGATTCAACACAAATCTGTAAATCCctaatattttggtgaaaaatttttatgcttttatttttatattttttatttaatttatttaagtggggCTTTGGATCCGAGTTATTGAGGAGTTTAAAGGCAAGGCATCCGGTCTCACATTTCtgttttgctttaaaattcttacattttcATCAACTTTGGAGCAtgagatatttgaaattttacaagagtTAAAGGAATAGTTACTATCTGAAACAGTTCCCAGTCGTAGTTGGTAAAGGTGGAAATTCATTCAGTGAAGTCGTCACAAGGGATATATCACATTCCTGAGGCGTCACCAGTCCAGTGTTTGCATCTGCTCCATTTCGATCTCCATTTGCAGAATGCAGGGATGTTGGTTGAACTGCTTCAGCCATCTCTAAGTTGGGATTGGTCTCCATTTGTTTTAACAGATGAGCAGTTATAATTTGTGACTCATGAAACATCTATCTAATTACGTCATCTTTCGAACAATCTTCATTAAATCGTAATGAAAGTTATATTGATGTAATCGGCAGATTCCACACTTTTTTCTAATTTACTCACCTGCATGGATACGCTATGCAATATTGACAGCTGTTGTTGTTTGAGTCAGCTGGATTCTGGTCTGtatagttttacattgttttcgttctgtattatatattgacattttattgtttaacataaCAACCCagatttttagtatatattttggtttcttAAATTTAAGATGATAAGTGATTTCTATGAGCTgcagaaaataaaagtttcaacttCAAAGCACTATACATacacaaatgtaaatttaaaccaAAGTTTTATTTGAATCTATAATGTGCTGTACTTTattctgaattaaattatatattccatAACATTTCATGTTTTACGTAGTAATAAGAGTTGTTGTTCAGAAGATAAAAGTTATGAAGGTTCTATCTTCaaagaatatttcagaaataaatgctgtgattattgtaaacaattatatttatgagTTGAGAAttgtaatttgtgttatttttaggTTGAAATTAATTCAATAACAGTTCCTCAAGAAGTGGTGGAAGTTAAATTACAGCCAACTCTGctactatttgtaaataaagattttaccaGCAGTAGCACTGTAAGGCCCACAGAAGTATCAACAAATTTGCCTATTACACCCGTCAAGGAGCCAGTAGAAAAATCCTCTTGTAATGAAAAAGAAGATGAATTAGCCAATAGAAAAGCCATTACAAGAGCTCTTAGAAATTTTAAACGAGAGAGTAAATCCTCCAAATCTAGTTCATCTGAGAttgataataacaaaaacttaggTAAAAGTCAATTGGAGAACAACTTTGACCTTTGCCCTGAGGAAGAAGTTCCTTCTCCCAGTCATTCCAGGTAACACAATAATTATCAcgttaacattgttttaaaaatcaaaagtgCTTTTAAATGGTTCATACACTGTTCAATTTGGTCCTTCTAACCTGGACCATACCAGATTGGAGTCTTTTCGTgttgtgtaaatttaatatattcactAAACTTGTCAATCTGTCATACAAGGCTCAAACCCTGTCAGTATAAGGGATGGGTGTGTTGGTGCCACGATAGGTTGCAAACAAGTCTAGTTACAATACAATATGTTCATTTGTAACTGTGTTCTTTATGGCCAAGAGAATTGATTAAGCTTTAGGGGGCCACTGGACAATATATCACCTGTGGTAGTATTTGTGAAAAATACTACTTGGATAATATCACACTTATTGTATCAGAAAAGATAGCTGGACAAATTACCAATcattgtgtttttgtaaaaacagatttttaaacaaaatttgatgtaGACCTCTTTGAGTTTTGTATTGATCAatctgatttttttataactcaaaccagaaagaaatatttattgttaggtTTACACAGTGAAGGGGGCGGTTGTTGTGTGGTACGGAAGTAAACATGCCTTGTAACAAGCGATTTTTTGTGTCTCGTATAGGCACAATCCTTACTTCTCATCAGAACTTTCTCATCCATGGCAAGTAGGCGGCTGAAAGTGGTTTCTTGGGACTCATAAGGCCTTGGGTAAGGGAGAGACAAGGTACACCATTTCACCACTGATCATGATATGAACGTTATCCTCATTCAGGAAACCTATCTTCAACTTCAATACAGTTTTTCCCTACCAGCCTACCACATCTATAGAATAGGCCACACTCCATGGACATGGAAATGGACATACTGGAGGGGACACACCTCTCTTCATTCACGGACATTTGGGCCATTAGACCCTTGAGTCTACGGCTGTCTCGATACAGCTAAGGGGAACTGAGATGACCATGATCTCAGCTTAAACCCCACCAAACTCAGATGGTTCGGACATTTGAGGATCTGTAGGACTGATATAATCCAATGCTGTGTAGGCCTTATGTTATATAATCTAGAGTTGGGGGGCGGAGAGAGAGGAGCCATTGACCAAGGTCAAGAGCTACCGGTGCTGGGCAGGAATAGGGACTGTGTGCTGGCCAAGAGTATTGTTCAAGCTGCAGTTGTTGCACGAAATAAAGAAGACTGCTGATGTCTATTTCCAATCACAAGTACCCAATCAGAGattctttattaataatctttaagattacaagtagcgTCAATGAAAATAAGATGTATATAGTTATTAGTTAAgtcttattataaaaagtattggtGGTATTGGTCGAGTGATTGAGTTGCCTCCAAGAGTAGAATTCCTCTATTGTATAGATGGTTCTCTGCAGTAGCCAGTTCTTCATTACTGTCTTCATTTTCTTGAGATTATCTTGATTATTCTTGATTTCTGGCAGAGCATTAAAGAGTTTCTTCCCAGCGTAAGTAGGATTTTTTCTCAAATAAGGCTGTTTCTGTGAAGAGGTAGTGGGAAGTCTTGACCA
This DNA window, taken from Homalodisca vitripennis isolate AUS2020 unplaced genomic scaffold, UT_GWSS_2.1 ScUCBcl_9276;HRSCAF=17715, whole genome shotgun sequence, encodes the following:
- the LOC124374604 gene encoding uncharacterized protein LOC124374604 isoform X1, translated to MNSLYEREQYNSAAIAVGLEMDMEVKSEPESENETCDSTTSITSSVEEVPFTLSSHSQSEEELEEPEDEPLVEINSITVPQEVVEVKLQPTLLLFVNKDFTSSSTVRPTEVSTNLPITPVKEPVEKSSCNEKEDELANRKAITRALRNFKRESKSSKSSSSEIDNNKNLGKSQLENNFDLCPEEEVPSPSHSSSETGHDRSLSPFPPNNKNRKHKVINRKTRNKAKFKQKKRKKESG
- the LOC124374604 gene encoding uncharacterized protein LOC124374604 isoform X2 codes for the protein MNSLYEREQYNSAAIAVGLEMDMEVKSEPESENETCDSTTSITSSVEEVPFTLSSHSQSEEELEEPEDEPLVEINSITVPQEVVEVKLQPTLLLFVNKDFTSSSTVRPTEVSTNLPITPVKEPVEKSSCNEKEDELANRKAITRALRNFKRESKSSKSSSSEIDNNKNLGKSQLENNFDLCPEEEVPSPSHSSETGHDRSLSPFPPNNKNRKHKVINRKTRNKAKFKQKKRKKESG